From Pedobacter sp. MC2016-14:
TACCAAAAAGGCAAAAGGAGTTTAGAACTGGCCCACATTGAGAAGGTTCAAGCTGAAATTGATGGCTTAAAAGTTGGTGCAGCGGCCCAGCTTTTAGAAAGCGTGAAAGGGACATCCAATGTGGCAGTTAAGCTTGGGTCTATAGTATTGCTAAAGGTCGTTACAAATGGGCAGGAACAAACTGTTATTTTCGATCTTTCCGATCAACAGCGCCAAAATCTGGAAAAGAACACTTTTTTACTCAACCAACCGCAAGATCTCTTGAAGCTCTTAAGAGGTAATATTAACGAAGATTAGGTTGTGAATTTTATGATATTTTTATAAAACCAATAAGCTTTTTTTCTTAACCAAACAACTCTACATGAACAGACTTATATTAGTGGGCAATGGTTTCGACTTAGCTCATGGAATGAGAACGAGCTATAACGATTTTATTTTATGGTATGTGGCATGCTGCTTTGAAGAAGCAAGATCAAAGCATATTTATGAGGACGAACTTCTCCGGATTAAGGCTAGTGATCTCTTTACCACTTTCCACGAATTAGCAGGGAAAAGCGTTAAGGAATATATATACGCTCATTACTGTAATGATACCTTGAGTATATTAATGAATTGTGAAAATGATGAAATCTCACACTCTTTCATTTTCGCATCAGACCTTGACCCTTGGGAACGGGAAAGTGCACCAACAATGAAACCATTTGAAATTGTAGTTAAGTCAGCTTTATTGAAGCAATTGATATCAAATTGCTCATCTAATAGGTGGGTAGATATAGAAAATCTTTTTTATGAGATGTTAAAAAAGGCAATTTTTAGTACCAATCAGCAGAAACAAGAAGATATTAAAAGACTAAATCAGTCACTGTCATTTTTAATACAGAAATTAGAATCTTATTTTTCTTCGTTAGATTGCTCTGCTTACATTCCTGATTATAGTGTGCTTTTAACGGATGAAATAATACCAACTGATATGGTAGACGCTGGATCATTTAGAGATCCATTCAGATCTGAGTCACCGGACAATACATTAATTTTGAACTTCAACTATACCTCAACTATAGAGAAATACGTATCCGTAAAAAATGTAAATGTTAATTATATCCATGGTAAATTGAACGATAAGCAGAACCCGATTATATTTGGCTTTGGTGATGAGTTAGATGGTGAATATAATAAATTTGAATTAGATACAACGAAGGAAATATTTAGATATATTAAATCATTTTGGTATTTCAAAACCTCTAATTACCACAACCTGTTACGGTTTATACAAAGCAATAAATTTCAGGTTTATATCTTAGGTCATTCATGTGGCTTGTCTGACCGTACTATGCTCAATATGATATTTGAGCATGAAAACTGCATTTCAATTAAAATTCATTACTATGCTCTAAAAGGTGGGTCAAATAACTATACCGAGCTAACAGAAGAGATTTCCAGACATTTTAAAGATAAGCGGCAAATGAGATTGAAAATTGTTCCACTTGATAAGTCGACCGCTATGCCTCAGTTTTTTGACTAATTTAATCAAGATGATGCCAATAATAAGCCATCAACGTCCTTTTTTTGATCTTCAAACTTGGGCCTTAATTCCTTCTCTATCAAATAAACGAAAACTCTGAGGCTTTGAATTATTAATACTATAACTATGTTCATTATACGGAGATAGGAAAATTGAGTTAACAGATTTATTAGTGTTTAAAGTGTCTTTATTGTCAAAAATGATGATGTTTTGTCCCGAATTGACTACGGTTATTTTTAAAGGTTTTTGGCAAGAGCTTAGTAATATGACTAGTATAAATATAAAATTTTTCATTGACCGCTTAATTTACAAAACAGCGTAAAGAAGATGTGTAACTGTAATCTTCCCCTAACTAGCTACGTTCAAAACTAAAGAATTCCAATTACTATTGCTATTATTATCTTGTTGTAATGTGGGAAACTGGCGCTGGTTCAGCGCTGAAAGTTTTCCATATTTCAATAAGAACTCTACTGGGGTTCTATAGCCAAGAGCTGCATGCGGCCTTTCATTGTTGTACATCCATGCCCAGGCTAGAGCATATTTTCTTAACTCAGCCAAATTATCGAACATGTAACTATCTAGCACATCCTGCCTGAAAGTTCTGTTAAAGCGTTCGATCAAACTGTTCTGTGTTGGCTTGCCTGGCTGTATATGAATCCAGCTTATGCCATTGATTTCGCACCAATCCGAAAGTGCTACTGATATAAACTCAGGCCCGTTATCAGATCTGATTGCATCAGGTTTTCCTCTCCAGTCGACTAATGTTTCCAACTCTCTTATAATCCGTTGTGAGGGCAAACTGGTGTCGACCGTTATCGAAAGCACTTCACGATTAAAATCATCAATCACATTTAATGTTCTGAGTGTCTTCCCACTGGCTAAAGTATCATGCATGAAGTCCAGACTCCAGGTTACATTAGGGTAGATTGGACAAAGCAATGGCTCTTTTACCCGTGCTGGAAGGCGTTTCTTTCTTTTGTTGCGCAGATTCGGCGCATTAAAGTATAAACCCGGTAGACACGTTTATGGTTCCATATATACTGAAGCTTCCTCAGGCGGTGGTACATCATCCAGAAACCCCATGTTCGATGGGACTCTGCAAGCGAAGACAGCTGGTCAATGATTTCATCATCAGCCTTTCTTTTAGTATGATAATAAAATACTGATGTGCTGATAAAAAATAATATGCAGGCCTGCCGAAGGCTCATCTGGAATGTTTCTCTGGCATACCCGACAAGCTCCCGCTTTTCGGCAGGCCCTAAAGCTTTTTTTCAATTACGTCTTTTAACACTACGTTTTGGAGCGTCAATTCTGCCACTATCTTTTTATACTGTGCCAGTTCCTTTTCCAGATCCTTTAAATGCTTGACCTGGGAAACTTCCATGCCTGAGTATTTACTTTTCCATTTGTAAAACGTACCCTGACTGATGCCATGCTCACGGCAAATATCTGAAACTGATTTCCCAGATTCCTGTGAAGCCAGGATTTTGATGATCTGTGGCTCACTAAAATTACTTTTTTTCATTACCCTAAATTTATTAAAAACTACATTTACTTATGTAGCTGTTTTTGGGGAAGATTACAACGAAAGCTTATTACTGGGGAAATTATCTAAGTTATGTTTACAAGGCTAATGATACTTTTAAAAAAATAAATGGCAATAATTCCATTAAGAATCAGAGCAGGAAATTTTGGAACAAGTTTAATTTCCTATTGAATCAAACTGATTAGGATCACAACGGACATCTACTATCATTTGCCTTTAACCATAAATTTAACTTTTATAAATCATTTTCAGATTCAGCCACTATTATGTCATAGTAAGTACACCTCCTGTACGGGTAATAGATTTTAATGATCTGAAAGTCAGTGGTATATTAGATATTGCATCGGGAAGTAAACGGTCATAACGAGAACTAACTATACAAAGGTAAAAGGCTCTAAGCCAAACATTGAGTTGGCTGTTTGCATTAAAATAAAACGTCACTTTAGTGTACAATAGATGAACACTTTCTTTGAACCTCCCAAAATAAGCAAATAACCGTTATGAAGATATAATTCAATAGGACTACATTCAACTTTTTAATTTAAAAGCATGTCTAATTCAAAACTTTACTAACTTAACAGAATAATTAATAGACTTATTGATATGAAATTAATCGATGGAGAAGAGGTCACTTTTTCTGACTTAAAAAACGATAAAACTAAAGAGATTTCCGATGAAACAATAAATGAAAAATATGTTAAGGGAGAAGTTCGGATAGTCACGGAACAGGCTAGATATCCGTTATCTACAATTCCTACTTTAGTTATTAGTGATAGTTATTTATTGACACCAGAATTCCAAAGAAGACATCGGTGGAGTGTTTCTCAGAAATCACGACTAATAGAATCATTTATAATGAATGTTCCGATTCCTCCTATTTTTTTATATGAGGATAGTTACGGACACTACGAAGTTATGGATGGTTTACAAAGATTATCTGCGATAAAAGAATTTTATGCAGATAGTTTTACACTAGAAGATTTAGTTGAATGGCCAGAACTGAATGGTAAAAGTTATAGTACTTTGCCGAGTCAAATCAAAAAAGGAGTAGACAGGCGGTACCTTTCTTCAATAATTCTTTTGAAAGAAACAGCAAGCAATCAAGTAGACGAAAATAAATTGAAACAATTGGTTTTCGATCGCATAAATAGTGGAGGTGTTCAACTTGAAGACCAAGAATCTAGAAATGCAATTTTTAACGGACCATTTAATTTGATGTGTATAAAAGCCTCTAGAAATCCTTTTTTCTGCCGTGCTTGGGGAATTCCAGAGCCAGAAACTG
This genomic window contains:
- a CDS encoding AbiH family protein, producing the protein MNRLILVGNGFDLAHGMRTSYNDFILWYVACCFEEARSKHIYEDELLRIKASDLFTTFHELAGKSVKEYIYAHYCNDTLSILMNCENDEISHSFIFASDLDPWERESAPTMKPFEIVVKSALLKQLISNCSSNRWVDIENLFYEMLKKAIFSTNQQKQEDIKRLNQSLSFLIQKLESYFSSLDCSAYIPDYSVLLTDEIIPTDMVDAGSFRDPFRSESPDNTLILNFNYTSTIEKYVSVKNVNVNYIHGKLNDKQNPIIFGFGDELDGEYNKFELDTTKEIFRYIKSFWYFKTSNYHNLLRFIQSNKFQVYILGHSCGLSDRTMLNMIFEHENCISIKIHYYALKGGSNNYTELTEEISRHFKDKRQMRLKIVPLDKSTAMPQFFD